A region from the Paludicola sp. MB14-C6 genome encodes:
- a CDS encoding ISL3 family transposase, translated as MLSTNFIEKLLGLQDVKVTNVDINDEYIKIFIKMEVKTHHCPNCNSKTKYIHSYRRQVIKDIPMLGKNLFLVYRKRRYRCPHCDKCFYEENTFLPHYHRMTNRLAAFVIDMLHNERSFTSVANDVNLSVSTVIRIFDFVYYPKPILSSVLAIDEFKGNTGGEKYNAIITDPENHVVLDILPTRYSHDLIQYFKNMNRSDVTYFISDMWSPYRDLATNFFKTAIQVIDKYHWIRQVVWAFENVRKEEQKKFNQTHRISFKRSKSLLIKSFDTLLVP; from the coding sequence ATGCTCTCAACTAATTTTATCGAAAAACTGCTAGGATTGCAAGATGTAAAAGTAACTAATGTCGACATAAATGATGAATATATTAAAATATTTATTAAAATGGAAGTAAAAACACACCATTGTCCCAATTGCAACTCTAAAACAAAATACATTCACAGCTATCGTAGACAAGTTATTAAGGATATTCCTATGTTAGGTAAGAATTTATTCTTAGTGTATAGAAAACGTCGATATCGTTGTCCACACTGTGACAAGTGCTTTTATGAGGAGAATACGTTTTTACCTCACTATCATAGAATGACAAATAGATTAGCGGCTTTTGTAATTGATATGCTACATAACGAACGGTCTTTTACAAGTGTTGCAAATGATGTAAATCTATCAGTATCAACAGTTATACGAATATTTGATTTCGTTTATTATCCAAAACCAATACTCTCATCTGTTCTTGCAATAGATGAGTTTAAAGGCAACACAGGTGGTGAAAAATACAATGCAATCATAACAGATCCCGAAAATCATGTTGTTCTCGATATTCTACCAACAAGATATAGTCATGATTTAATTCAATATTTTAAAAATATGAACCGTTCTGACGTAACTTATTTCATAAGTGACATGTGGAGTCCCTATCGAGATTTAGCTACTAATTTCTTTAAAACAGCTATTCAAGTAATTGACAAATATCATTGGATAAGACAGGTAGTTTGGGCTTTTGAGAACGTTAGAAAAGAGGAACAAAAAAAGTTTAATCAAACCCATAGAATCTCGTTTAAACGTTCAAAATCATTGTTAATTAAAAGTTTTGACACCTTACTGGTACCCTAG
- a CDS encoding recombinase family protein, protein MVYGYLRVSSKSQQDNNSFEQQEQEILGRYDNAKIYYEQFTGTTTDRPVLNNILVSLLPGDTLVVTKLDRLARTTTEGIELIQRLFKNEVAVHVLNVGLLENTSMGKFFITTLLAVAELERNQIVERTQAGKIIARQDPNYREGRPKVYSRNQIAHALELLNKHTYKQVEDLTGISKSTLIRAKRNKS, encoded by the coding sequence ATGGTATATGGATACCTAAGAGTTAGTTCAAAATCACAACAAGACAATAACTCATTCGAACAGCAAGAGCAAGAAATTTTGGGCCGATATGATAATGCCAAAATCTATTATGAGCAATTTACAGGAACAACAACAGATAGGCCAGTACTCAATAATATTTTAGTTTCATTGTTACCTGGCGATACCTTAGTTGTAACAAAACTAGATAGGTTAGCAAGAACTACTACTGAGGGAATTGAATTAATTCAAAGGTTGTTTAAAAATGAAGTAGCTGTACATGTTTTAAATGTCGGTTTATTAGAAAATACTTCGATGGGTAAATTCTTTATAACTACGCTACTTGCTGTTGCTGAGCTTGAACGAAATCAAATAGTAGAGAGAACGCAGGCAGGAAAGATAATTGCGAGACAAGATCCTAATTATAGAGAGGGAAGGCCTAAAGTTTACAGTCGTAATCAAATAGCACATGCGCTAGAGTTACTTAATAAGCATACATATAAACAAGTTGAAGACTTAACTGGTATATCAAAAAGCACACTAATTCGTGCTAAAAGAAACAAATCCTAA
- a CDS encoding Ku protein, protein MAVANKTTIAFSLVSIPIAMYTANQDNDISFNQLHKEDNSRIKYKKTCGHCGKEITSQDIVKGYQYDDDKYVVVTEDDLEKIKTEKDKTIQILHFANLNQISPVYYDKTYHAIPEAGGDKAFELLRSALMAEQKIAIGKTIIGNHETLLAIIPREDGMLIQTMYYNDDIKDVPKTYNKPEISDTELQMAKTLIKSMDTPFNPEEYKDEYQIKLRELLEQKIAGREIVQAKPEEQGKIIDIMEALRASIEKNTKTKPIKRTRKTKGVS, encoded by the coding sequence ATGGCTGTAGCAAATAAAACTACTATAGCGTTTAGTTTAGTGTCAATACCAATTGCTATGTATACTGCAAACCAGGATAATGATATAAGTTTTAATCAATTGCATAAAGAGGATAATAGCAGAATAAAGTACAAGAAAACTTGTGGACATTGTGGTAAAGAAATAACGAGTCAGGATATTGTAAAAGGCTATCAATATGATGATGACAAATACGTAGTTGTGACGGAAGACGATTTAGAAAAAATTAAAACTGAAAAAGATAAGACAATACAAATATTACATTTTGCAAATTTAAATCAAATAAGTCCAGTTTATTATGATAAAACTTATCATGCCATACCAGAAGCTGGCGGCGATAAAGCTTTTGAATTATTGCGATCTGCACTTATGGCCGAACAAAAAATTGCAATCGGTAAAACTATAATAGGTAATCATGAAACATTGCTTGCTATAATTCCGAGAGAAGACGGTATGTTAATTCAAACCATGTATTATAATGATGACATCAAGGATGTACCAAAAACCTACAATAAACCCGAAATATCAGATACAGAGCTGCAAATGGCAAAGACACTCATTAAGTCAATGGATACTCCTTTCAATCCGGAAGAATATAAAGATGAATATCAGATTAAATTGCGTGAACTCCTTGAGCAAAAGATTGCAGGAAGAGAGATTGTGCAAGCAAAGCCAGAGGAACAGGGGAAAATTATCGATATTATGGAAGCATTGCGAGCTAGTATTGAGAAAAACACTAAGACAAAGCCAATTAAACGAACACGTAAAACCAAAGGTGTATCGTAA
- a CDS encoding RNA ligase family protein: protein MDLFESRNIKPMLIAENVEPFNSHEHIFELKLDGSRCIAYLDKDEVDLRNKRNVKLIPKFPELSNINKQIKKRCILDGELIVMVEGKPNFYELQRRTLMSNKFKIELAYKQHPACFIAYDILYLEDRQITDLPLIERKKLLAKTVKENEQIAISRYIEYNGIDLYKLTELQELEGIVAKLKDSKYYFGKRTHDWVKIKWLLDDDFAVCGYIEKDNNMTSIVLGQYKNDELVYKGHVTLGVRKSDLIKKGKAIESSPFSTIPQGNEEAIWLEPNLVCTVQWMPRQNKGMNQSVFKGFRDDKTPKECIVK from the coding sequence ATGGATTTATTCGAGTCTCGGAATATAAAGCCAATGTTGATTGCAGAGAATGTTGAACCATTTAATTCACATGAACACATATTTGAGCTAAAGCTTGATGGGAGTCGATGCATTGCATATCTAGATAAAGATGAAGTTGATTTAAGAAATAAAAGAAATGTTAAGTTGATTCCTAAATTTCCTGAGTTGTCGAACATCAACAAGCAAATAAAAAAACGCTGCATTCTAGATGGTGAGTTAATTGTAATGGTTGAAGGAAAACCTAACTTTTATGAATTACAAAGGCGTACCTTAATGTCGAATAAGTTTAAAATTGAGTTAGCTTATAAACAACACCCAGCGTGTTTTATAGCTTACGATATTTTGTATTTAGAGGATCGGCAAATAACAGATTTACCATTGATAGAGCGTAAAAAATTACTTGCTAAAACTGTAAAAGAAAATGAACAGATTGCAATTTCAAGGTATATCGAATATAACGGCATTGATTTATATAAACTAACTGAACTGCAAGAGCTTGAGGGTATAGTAGCTAAATTAAAGGATAGTAAATATTATTTTGGAAAGAGGACTCATGATTGGGTTAAAATAAAATGGCTATTAGACGATGACTTTGCGGTTTGTGGTTACATCGAAAAAGATAACAATATGACAAGTATTGTTTTGGGGCAATATAAAAATGATGAATTGGTATATAAGGGGCATGTTACTTTAGGTGTAAGAAAATCTGATTTAATTAAAAAAGGAAAGGCTATAGAGTCCTCACCTTTTTCAACCATTCCACAAGGTAATGAAGAAGCAATATGGCTTGAACCTAATTTGGTTTGTACTGTACAATGGATGCCACGACAAAATAAAGGTATGAATCAATCAGTTTTTAAAGGCTTTAGAGATGATAAAACTCCGAAGGAATGTATAGTAAAATAA
- the cas13a gene encoding type VI-A CRISPR-associated RNA-guided ribonuclease Cas13a gives MKLTRSTNAQAAEFFRDSDKGKLITQKNPAIDITSDIIKALPNTKSLVGRILLKPKQHDDNNKFKNFVESLVNGKHNFSNELPHLNNNTNVEDLINNSLSRYGKNLKYNKDGLTLKELIVNYYNGIAIDNELILLHNHIEKIINFKIEKLTKSISENSIPFEIDNNQLTPQSNKMKFLFSLLKNDGVDKSSFENFEAKYNYIILQDKIKNYITQTVDSGHKILCKIIYSMVLEYNHNFYKANETDSNIDAYVFYSNEIRNHFRTYFPVKSKKGSDRINNLNEKNAIYYCSTNFVLAQVWRHIINQLVQGLIMYGKLQHYYFDNAKLKWETNKINSNGLSEIQIEEAFKKQMFLSLCFGATKLNYFYNYASNNISEFTLNNTQKNDKDIFLDFKNRNCFYSKIKKDSIKFEELRNKMATCFPIVTEHSDKTNKIYNDKKLLSEISNEEICYFLEYSVQCCYTIRNNIFHYKEASLLKVLKEKLNEDSIFVSRIITLLKMNKNELFKSIDTSEHKETIKVMLYKHKSYVNNWLYNNNQEYKEELKELSKKSDKDSLYKNKVDSLLQKDKDELIIILQTFVPKFIMAEKVSKNLLQIDINNIQAQFKEQIRSSGIADYYSPDTLEKVFKSHNLRFYLYAEPYPMMPSFRNVFTRGCNISKGNFNSDESKWFMDKGTYKNEEYLAYKNLLQIIYYNSFLPAIQSKETIITNWIDKTKLWNKELANLKLNNKYQYKYHDMPEYDSTKLSDYLSNLQHLQSIRENDENIEDDNHFTEFVKDIFVLAFNDFLQKKIPSLCGIIKSPCKQLSNTTLDDVFVSTDLSLKMKTDYNSLSEFTGVYLFLKLLDQRELNILLHQFIRYRHSTHISDEELLKIEELIALVQFTLPPPTTDENYQDNLKDYFSKFIDGDYKTEYEKFYCQEDDKTPILQRSISVIGRSGAMALYTDMFVQNEKIYTVTQSDYQQYCHYNKKLNDGLSIIEAKQNVLQDLHKQIVTARKGAYIQPQITNYENLAKEIQNYNNCRQKVTFETLYKVHQIHIDILGRFAAFAEDWERDMFFMLTALKGLGKVNFDVNKVFENGGVVGDLCGELKTNNKLFFNLCWSDDSVNDVRKAIGVRNILAHLNHMSQCYIKSIGNIEAQPSIIDIINKLRVLLAYDIKRQNAVTKSIQDLLFKDYKIKLVLEPEKTKNQPKIFKIKSLKTDNIIHLKKIKAIPIEAHDDFMISLVKKLLEFKY, from the coding sequence ATGAAACTAACACGTAGTACTAATGCACAAGCTGCCGAATTCTTTCGTGATTCAGATAAAGGAAAATTGATTACTCAAAAAAATCCTGCAATAGATATAACTTCAGATATTATTAAAGCATTGCCTAATACAAAATCATTGGTCGGAAGAATATTATTAAAGCCCAAACAACATGATGACAATAACAAATTCAAAAATTTTGTAGAGAGTTTAGTTAATGGCAAACATAATTTTTCTAATGAATTACCACACTTGAATAATAATACAAATGTAGAAGACCTTATAAACAATAGCCTATCCCGTTACGGTAAAAATCTTAAATATAATAAAGACGGTCTTACTTTAAAAGAGCTGATAGTCAATTACTATAACGGTATAGCGATAGATAACGAATTGATTTTGTTGCATAACCATATTGAAAAAATAATTAACTTTAAAATAGAAAAGTTAACTAAATCTATTTCTGAAAACAGCATTCCTTTTGAGATAGACAACAATCAACTAACCCCTCAATCTAATAAAATGAAATTTCTTTTTAGTCTTTTAAAGAATGATGGTGTAGATAAAAGTAGCTTTGAGAATTTTGAAGCAAAATACAACTATATAATTTTACAAGATAAAATAAAAAATTATATAACTCAAACTGTAGATAGTGGACATAAAATATTATGCAAAATAATTTATTCTATGGTTTTAGAATATAATCATAATTTTTATAAAGCTAATGAAACGGACAGTAATATAGATGCTTATGTTTTCTATTCAAATGAAATTAGAAATCATTTTCGTACTTATTTCCCTGTTAAAAGTAAAAAAGGCTCTGACAGAATTAACAATCTTAATGAAAAAAATGCGATATATTATTGCTCAACAAATTTTGTTTTAGCTCAAGTTTGGAGACATATTATAAACCAGCTTGTGCAAGGTCTTATTATGTATGGTAAATTGCAGCATTATTATTTTGATAATGCTAAATTAAAATGGGAAACCAACAAAATAAATTCTAACGGATTATCCGAAATTCAAATTGAAGAGGCTTTCAAAAAGCAAATGTTCTTATCCTTATGTTTTGGAGCTACAAAGTTAAATTACTTTTATAATTATGCAAGTAATAATATCTCAGAGTTTACTCTAAATAATACTCAAAAAAATGATAAAGATATTTTCTTAGATTTTAAAAATAGAAATTGTTTTTATAGTAAAATAAAAAAAGACTCAATAAAATTTGAAGAGTTGAGAAACAAAATGGCAACTTGTTTTCCTATAGTTACTGAACATTCTGATAAAACAAACAAAATTTACAATGATAAAAAGCTTTTATCAGAAATTTCTAATGAAGAAATATGCTATTTTCTTGAGTATAGTGTCCAATGCTGTTATACAATACGAAATAATATTTTTCACTACAAAGAAGCATCTTTATTAAAAGTTCTTAAAGAAAAATTAAACGAAGATAGTATTTTTGTTAGTCGTATAATCACTTTGTTAAAGATGAATAAAAATGAGTTATTTAAGTCAATTGATACATCTGAACACAAAGAAACAATAAAAGTAATGCTATACAAGCATAAAAGTTATGTAAATAATTGGCTCTATAATAACAATCAAGAATACAAGGAGGAGTTAAAAGAATTATCTAAAAAATCAGATAAAGATAGTTTGTATAAAAATAAAGTTGACAGTTTATTACAAAAAGATAAAGATGAGCTAATTATAATATTACAAACATTTGTACCAAAATTTATTATGGCTGAAAAAGTATCAAAAAATCTTTTACAAATAGATATTAACAATATACAAGCTCAATTTAAAGAACAAATAAGAAGTAGCGGTATAGCCGATTATTACTCTCCGGATACGCTTGAAAAAGTATTTAAATCTCATAATTTAAGGTTTTATTTGTATGCAGAGCCATATCCTATGATGCCATCATTTAGAAATGTTTTTACAAGAGGATGTAACATCTCTAAAGGTAATTTCAATTCAGATGAAAGTAAATGGTTTATGGATAAAGGTACATATAAAAATGAAGAATATCTTGCATATAAAAATTTACTTCAAATTATATACTATAACAGTTTCTTACCTGCTATACAGAGTAAAGAAACAATAATAACAAACTGGATAGATAAAACCAAACTATGGAATAAAGAGCTAGCAAATTTAAAACTAAATAATAAATACCAGTATAAATATCATGATATGCCTGAATATGATAGTACTAAACTATCTGATTATTTAAGTAATTTGCAGCATTTACAATCTATCAGAGAAAATGATGAAAACATTGAAGATGACAATCACTTTACTGAATTTGTGAAGGATATATTTGTCCTTGCTTTTAATGATTTTTTGCAAAAGAAAATTCCAAGTTTATGTGGGATAATAAAATCACCCTGTAAACAATTATCAAATACAACGTTAGATGACGTATTTGTGAGCACTGATTTATCACTAAAAATGAAAACTGATTATAATTCACTTAGTGAGTTTACAGGAGTGTACTTGTTTTTAAAGCTATTGGATCAGAGAGAGCTTAACATACTTTTACACCAATTTATACGATACAGACATTCAACACATATTAGTGATGAAGAGTTGTTGAAAATTGAAGAACTAATTGCTTTGGTACAATTTACTCTTCCACCTCCAACAACAGATGAAAATTATCAAGATAACTTAAAAGATTATTTTTCTAAGTTTATAGACGGTGACTATAAAACAGAATATGAAAAGTTTTATTGCCAAGAAGATGATAAAACACCTATACTTCAACGCAGTATTTCAGTAATTGGTCGCTCAGGTGCAATGGCTTTATATACTGATATGTTTGTTCAAAACGAAAAAATTTATACTGTTACACAATCTGATTATCAACAGTATTGTCACTATAACAAAAAATTAAATGATGGTTTGTCTATAATTGAAGCAAAGCAGAATGTACTGCAAGACTTACATAAACAAATTGTTACTGCAAGAAAAGGTGCTTATATTCAGCCCCAAATTACTAACTATGAAAACCTTGCAAAAGAAATTCAAAACTATAATAATTGCCGTCAAAAAGTTACATTTGAAACGCTTTACAAGGTACACCAAATTCATATTGATATTTTAGGACGGTTTGCGGCTTTTGCCGAGGATTGGGAACGAGATATGTTCTTTATGCTTACAGCACTAAAAGGCTTAGGAAAAGTAAATTTTGATGTTAATAAAGTCTTTGAAAATGGTGGTGTTGTTGGTGATTTATGTGGTGAACTAAAAACAAATAATAAATTATTTTTCAATTTGTGTTGGTCAGACGATTCGGTAAATGATGTTAGAAAGGCAATAGGAGTTCGTAACATACTTGCTCATTTAAATCATATGTCACAATGTTATATAAAAAGTATTGGCAACATTGAGGCACAACCAAGCATTATTGATATTATTAATAAATTGCGTGTACTTTTAGCTTACGATATAAAACGTCAAAATGCTGTTACAAAATCAATTCAAGACTTGCTATTTAAAGATTATAAGATTAAACTTGTATTGGAACCTGAAAAGACTAAAAATCAGCCTAAAATCTTCAAAATTAAATCTCTGAAAACTGATAATATTATTCATCTAAAGAAAATAAAAGCGATTCCAATAGAAGCTCATGATGATTTTATGATTAGTCTAGTAAAAAAGCTTCTAGAATTTAAATATTGA
- a CDS encoding DNA polymerase Y family protein, which yields MERIILHADLNNCYASIECMLNPELKGKAVAVCGSQEDRHGIVLAKNELAKSYGVKTGEVIWQAKQKCPDLTIVPPHYSEYLYYSRKVREIYYRYTDMIEPYGIDECWLDVTGSTMLFGSGYDIAYQIKETVKSELGLTVSVGVSFNKIFAKLGSDMKKPDAVTVIEKNSFKEKIWGVPACEMIFVGRSTTLKLKKYGINTLGDLAQSDPEFLKFVLGKNGYDLWIAANGLDVSRVMHTDYRAPIKSVGHGITCNADLENEDEVWQIFLELAEDVGKRLRDNHLAASGVQISVKDENLYVKQFQAPLPCYTQNFLELAQAAINLFKQNYNWNYNVRAVTIRAINLVSDDCPQQYGFFFSSKKHINGEKIDRAVDKIRDRYGKSSVTVATLMMDMKVARNRTPAMMPSSMYR from the coding sequence ATGGAAAGAATTATTCTTCACGCCGATCTTAACAATTGTTACGCCTCAATTGAGTGTATGCTAAACCCTGAACTAAAAGGAAAAGCTGTTGCTGTATGTGGCTCACAAGAAGACCGGCATGGTATTGTATTAGCTAAGAATGAATTAGCAAAGAGTTATGGAGTAAAGACTGGCGAAGTAATATGGCAAGCTAAACAGAAGTGTCCAGACTTGACAATTGTGCCACCTCACTATTCTGAATATCTTTATTACTCTAGAAAAGTACGAGAAATATATTATCGCTATACTGATATGATAGAGCCATACGGAATAGATGAATGTTGGCTTGATGTAACAGGAAGTACTATGTTATTCGGTAGTGGGTACGATATTGCATATCAAATTAAGGAAACTGTTAAATCTGAATTAGGTTTAACAGTATCAGTAGGTGTGTCATTTAATAAGATATTTGCTAAGCTTGGTAGTGATATGAAAAAGCCTGATGCAGTTACTGTTATTGAGAAAAATTCTTTTAAAGAAAAGATATGGGGGGTACCTGCATGTGAAATGATATTTGTAGGTAGGTCGACTACTTTGAAATTAAAGAAGTATGGTATCAATACATTAGGCGATTTAGCACAATCTGATCCAGAGTTCTTGAAATTTGTACTCGGCAAGAATGGCTATGACCTATGGATTGCTGCTAACGGATTAGATGTCTCTAGGGTTATGCATACCGATTATCGTGCACCCATTAAAAGTGTAGGGCATGGTATTACTTGTAATGCAGACTTAGAAAATGAAGATGAGGTATGGCAGATATTCTTAGAATTAGCTGAGGATGTAGGAAAGCGATTAAGAGATAATCATCTTGCTGCAAGTGGTGTACAGATAAGTGTGAAAGATGAAAACCTATATGTAAAACAGTTTCAAGCCCCACTTCCTTGTTATACACAAAACTTTTTAGAGCTAGCCCAAGCTGCAATTAATTTATTTAAACAAAACTACAATTGGAACTACAATGTCCGAGCAGTAACAATAAGGGCAATCAACCTTGTATCGGATGACTGCCCTCAGCAATACGGATTCTTTTTTAGCTCTAAAAAACACATCAACGGAGAAAAAATTGATAGAGCTGTTGATAAGATACGTGATCGATATGGTAAAAGTTCTGTCACTGTTGCTACTTTAATGATGGACATGAAAGTGGCTAGAAACAGGACTCCTGCCATGATGCCGAGTAGCATGTATAGGTAA
- a CDS encoding helix-turn-helix domain-containing protein has protein sequence MMFSEKLKQLRKSAKMSQPELAKALGVTTRTVQYYEAGERYPQTAQITNKICEIFQVSNTYLMSEQDEFIKEATEKYGTSGKNKANAIIAETSGLFAGGELDEEDRDLFFKAITDIYFQSKERAKKYASK, from the coding sequence ATGATGTTTTCAGAAAAACTAAAACAGCTACGAAAGAGTGCGAAAATGTCACAACCAGAACTAGCGAAAGCATTGGGTGTGACAACTAGAACAGTACAATACTATGAAGCAGGAGAGCGTTATCCTCAAACTGCTCAAATTACAAATAAGATATGTGAGATATTCCAAGTGTCCAATACATACTTAATGTCAGAACAAGATGAGTTTATCAAAGAAGCTACTGAAAAATACGGTACGAGTGGTAAGAATAAAGCCAATGCTATCATAGCTGAAACTAGCGGTCTATTCGCAGGTGGCGAATTAGACGAAGAAGATAGAGACTTATTTTTCAAAGCCATCACAGATATCTATTTTCAATCAAAAGAGCGTGCTAAAAAATACGCAAGTAAATAA
- a CDS encoding ImmA/IrrE family metallo-endopeptidase: MSQYITDIVDQLVKQYKTRDPFELTEALNIFVGYRPFNSLKGFYCVMNRERHIILNDNLSEQEQRLVIAHELGHDRLHQTFAKVSPMKDFQLYDMTSKPEYQANYFAAELLIDDNDVINLAEEGMDYNNIAQLLEVPNDLLSFKLHSLNQKGYKFNIPKNISSRFLGK, translated from the coding sequence GTGAGCCAATATATAACTGATATCGTAGATCAACTGGTAAAACAATATAAGACGAGAGATCCGTTTGAGTTAACTGAAGCATTGAATATCTTCGTAGGATATCGTCCATTCAATAGCCTAAAAGGTTTCTATTGTGTAATGAATAGAGAGCGCCATATTATTTTGAATGATAACTTATCCGAACAAGAACAACGACTTGTTATTGCTCATGAGTTAGGCCATGATAGGCTTCACCAAACCTTTGCAAAAGTATCTCCTATGAAAGACTTTCAGTTATACGATATGACTTCAAAGCCTGAGTATCAAGCCAACTACTTCGCAGCAGAGTTGTTAATTGATGATAACGATGTCATTAACCTAGCGGAAGAAGGTATGGACTACAATAACATTGCACAACTCTTAGAAGTACCAAATGATTTACTTTCGTTTAAACTCCACTCGCTCAACCAGAAAGGTTACAAATTTAATATACCTAAGAATATATCCAGTAGATTTTTAGGAAAATAA
- a CDS encoding DUF262 domain-containing protein codes for MNSIRLKTINELSQYSFYIPSYQRGYRWTAQEVKDLLNDINEFSPREIDDTENKTWYCLQPIVVKVRSENEYEVIDGQQRLTTVYLVLYYLNQDFIQKRQDKLFLIDYQTRQDSKSFLQNPEKDNDSCIDYFYMHEAYKTIETWFQEKEEGDLFDKNEFRSKLKFHTKVIWYETTEENPITVFTRLNIGKISLTNAELIKALFLNSSNFRSSNADRMRLRQMEIANEWDIIETSLQNNKLWFFLSDEQKDDNRIEYIFDLMNDSSDTDPYSTFRFFYSKLAEKTEDDMNRYWETIQAYYQRFNEWFSERELYHKIGFILTTKIAKVKELYDKSSTVRKSDFISYINTIIKNYYKSQNLFDLDYENKNTKSILLLYNILTMLQNKHDFSYFPFDDFKLNKWNIEHIASRKDSSSIPMTNRKDWLLDVKCYIDKEQAPNLIKQIDNMIVKLTFECEEEFTSLFDEVTVHFNQHMNEAEDVDGISNLALLDEKTNKGYKNAVFPLKRKCIIELDKTGGFVPICTKNVFLKYFSDYPPKISFWTQEDREKYEQDLVRVLTKFIEVNK; via the coding sequence ATGAACAGCATAAGATTAAAAACCATTAATGAGTTGTCACAATACTCCTTCTATATACCTTCATATCAACGTGGCTATAGATGGACAGCTCAGGAAGTTAAAGATTTATTAAATGATATTAATGAATTTTCACCTAGAGAAATTGATGATACAGAAAATAAAACATGGTACTGCCTACAACCAATTGTTGTAAAAGTTAGAAGTGAAAATGAATATGAAGTTATTGATGGACAACAGAGATTAACCACAGTATATCTTGTTTTATATTATCTAAATCAAGATTTTATTCAGAAAAGACAAGACAAGTTATTCTTAATCGACTATCAAACAAGACAAGATTCTAAATCTTTTTTGCAAAATCCTGAAAAAGATAATGATAGTTGCATTGATTACTTTTATATGCACGAAGCCTATAAAACAATCGAAACATGGTTTCAAGAAAAAGAGGAAGGAGATTTATTTGACAAAAACGAGTTTCGTTCAAAATTAAAATTTCACACAAAGGTTATTTGGTATGAAACAACAGAAGAAAATCCAATCACAGTATTTACTAGACTTAATATTGGAAAAATAAGTCTTACAAATGCTGAACTTATTAAAGCTTTATTTTTAAATAGCTCAAATTTCCGTTCTAGTAATGCAGATAGAATGAGACTTCGTCAAATGGAAATTGCAAACGAATGGGATATTATCGAAACTTCTCTTCAAAACAATAAGTTGTGGTTCTTTTTGAGCGACGAACAAAAAGATGATAATCGAATAGAGTATATTTTTGATTTGATGAATGACTCTTCAGATACTGATCCATATTCAACATTTAGATTTTTCTATTCTAAATTAGCAGAAAAAACTGAAGATGATATGAATAGATATTGGGAAACAATACAGGCTTATTATCAAAGGTTTAACGAATGGTTTAGCGAACGAGAATTATATCATAAAATTGGATTTATTTTAACAACAAAAATAGCAAAGGTAAAAGAACTGTACGATAAATCATCCACAGTAAGAAAAAGTGACTTTATTTCTTATATTAATACAATTATTAAAAATTATTACAAAAGCCAAAACTTGTTTGATTTAGACTATGAAAACAAAAATACTAAGAGCATTTTATTGTTATATAACATCTTAACAATGCTACAGAATAAACATGATTTTTCGTATTTCCCTTTTGATGATTTTAAGTTGAACAAGTGGAATATTGAACATATAGCGTCACGTAAGGACTCAAGCTCTATTCCAATGACAAACAGAAAAGATTGGCTTTTAGATGTAAAATGCTATATTGATAAAGAACAAGCTCCCAATTTAATAAAGCAAATAGATAATATGATTGTTAAGTTAACATTCGAATGTGAAGAAGAATTTACCTCGTTATTCGATGAAGTCACTGTTCATTTCAATCAACATATGAATGAAGCAGAAGATGTTGACGGAATTTCAAATTTAGCTTTGTTAGATGAAAAAACCAATAAAGGATATAAAAATGCTGTGTTCCCATTGAAACGCAAATGCATTATCGAACTTGATAAAACTGGTGGTTTTGTTCCTATATGCACAAAAAATGTATTTTTAAAATACTTTAGCGATTACCCTCCAAAAATATCTTTTTGGACACAGGAAGATCGTGAAAAATATGAGCAAGATTTGGTTCGTGTTTTAACAAAATTTATAGAGGTGAATAAGTAA